A portion of the Gemmatimonadaceae bacterium genome contains these proteins:
- a CDS encoding heavy metal translocating P-type ATPase, giving the protein MTSVTVAPPSAAESDRVDLPITGMTCAACAARIERSLGKAEGVTEAAVNLATERAMVRFDPAVTDVNRIVETIRAAGYDAILPSPAGTAPSVAEEAEALIRRDDYGRLRRKFIVAAALALPVLVMAMAHGRIVALEFAGSGWLQLALTTPVVIYSGSQFYRGAWAALRHRAADMNTLIALGTGAAYLYSVAALVEPGFFTATHGGKDMSPPVYFEAAAVIIALILLGKMLEARAKGRASDAIRRLIGLQAKTARVIRGDRETDVAIESVVRGDIIVVRPGEKIPVDGTVCEGSSTIDESMLTGESMPVDKAPGDTVFGATINRTGSFRFEATRVGRDTVLARIVEMVAEAQGSKAPIARLADVVSGIFTPVVLCIAIATFAIWFVAAPVETRFTMALVNFVAVLIIACPCALGLATPTAIMVGTGVAAENGILVRSGESLETAHKLSTIVLDKTGTITRGEPAVTGVLPVGITDLDLIALAASAESGSEHPIAKAIVRLADERGLARERATEFEALPGQGLRAVIGDRNVLLGSPAFMRDRGVDMSALQVEMDEHASRGGTPIVVAADGNLLGAVVVADEVRNESAAAIAEMQRMGLEVVMLTGDNRRTANAVAARVGIRRVVADVLPDQKATEVARLQSSGSLVGMVGDGINDAPALAQADVGIAIGTGTDIAIEAADITLLRGDLRRVVTAIALSRATIRSVKQNLFWAFVYNVIGIPVAAGLLYPVTGWLLSPVLASAAMSLSSVSVLGNSLRLRGFRAPPIGEA; this is encoded by the coding sequence ATGACGAGTGTGACTGTCGCTCCACCATCGGCTGCGGAGAGCGATCGCGTCGATCTCCCGATAACCGGCATGACGTGCGCCGCCTGTGCTGCGCGCATCGAGAGATCGCTTGGCAAGGCGGAAGGGGTCACCGAAGCCGCGGTCAATCTGGCGACCGAACGCGCGATGGTCCGGTTCGACCCCGCGGTGACCGACGTGAACAGGATCGTGGAAACGATTCGCGCCGCGGGCTACGACGCGATTCTCCCATCGCCGGCGGGCACCGCGCCCTCTGTGGCAGAAGAAGCGGAAGCACTCATCAGGCGCGACGACTACGGGCGGCTGCGAAGAAAGTTCATCGTCGCTGCTGCGCTCGCTCTTCCGGTGCTGGTGATGGCGATGGCGCACGGAAGAATTGTCGCGCTCGAGTTCGCCGGCTCCGGCTGGCTTCAGCTCGCCCTCACGACTCCGGTGGTCATCTACTCCGGCTCGCAGTTCTATCGCGGCGCGTGGGCCGCGCTCCGCCACCGCGCGGCGGACATGAACACGCTTATCGCGCTCGGCACGGGCGCGGCGTACCTGTACTCTGTCGCTGCGCTTGTCGAACCAGGCTTCTTCACTGCGACGCACGGTGGGAAAGACATGTCTCCCCCCGTGTATTTCGAGGCGGCGGCGGTAATAATCGCGCTCATCCTCCTCGGAAAAATGCTCGAGGCACGCGCCAAGGGACGCGCATCCGACGCGATACGACGGCTCATCGGACTGCAGGCGAAGACGGCGCGTGTCATTCGCGGAGATCGCGAGACGGACGTTGCGATCGAATCGGTCGTGCGCGGCGACATTATTGTCGTGAGACCGGGCGAGAAGATCCCGGTGGACGGAACGGTTTGCGAGGGAAGCTCGACGATCGACGAATCGATGCTCACCGGAGAGAGCATGCCGGTGGACAAGGCGCCCGGCGACACGGTGTTCGGCGCGACTATCAATCGCACCGGCTCCTTCCGATTCGAGGCGACGCGTGTCGGCCGCGACACTGTGCTCGCGCGCATCGTCGAGATGGTCGCGGAGGCGCAGGGATCAAAGGCGCCGATCGCGCGGCTCGCGGACGTCGTGAGCGGCATCTTCACGCCTGTGGTGCTCTGCATCGCGATCGCCACGTTCGCCATCTGGTTCGTCGCCGCTCCGGTCGAGACGCGCTTCACGATGGCGCTCGTCAACTTCGTCGCGGTACTCATCATCGCCTGTCCATGCGCGCTGGGTCTCGCCACTCCGACGGCGATCATGGTGGGAACGGGAGTCGCCGCGGAGAACGGCATTCTCGTGAGAAGCGGCGAGAGTCTGGAGACCGCTCACAAGCTGTCCACGATCGTGCTCGACAAGACGGGGACGATCACACGAGGAGAGCCGGCGGTCACCGGTGTTCTCCCGGTCGGAATCACCGACCTCGATCTCATTGCCCTGGCCGCGAGCGCGGAATCGGGGAGCGAGCACCCCATCGCGAAGGCGATCGTGCGATTGGCGGATGAGCGCGGCCTCGCCCGTGAGCGCGCGACGGAATTCGAGGCGCTGCCGGGGCAGGGATTGCGAGCGGTCATCGGCGACAGAAATGTCCTGCTCGGAAGCCCCGCGTTCATGCGGGACCGCGGCGTGGATATGTCCGCGCTGCAGGTGGAAATGGACGAGCACGCGTCACGCGGCGGGACACCGATTGTCGTGGCTGCGGACGGGAATCTGCTGGGAGCGGTGGTGGTAGCCGACGAAGTCCGCAACGAATCGGCCGCTGCTATCGCGGAAATGCAGCGAATGGGACTCGAGGTGGTGATGCTGACCGGTGATAACAGGCGCACAGCCAACGCCGTCGCGGCCCGCGTCGGGATTCGCCGGGTCGTCGCCGATGTTCTCCCCGACCAGAAGGCGACCGAGGTGGCTCGGCTCCAGAGCTCCGGCTCTCTCGTTGGAATGGTGGGAGACGGAATCAACGACGCGCCGGCGCTCGCCCAGGCGGATGTCGGGATCGCTATCGGAACGGGGACCGACATCGCGATCGAGGCGGCAGACATCACGCTGCTGCGCGGCGATCTGAGGCGTGTCGTGACGGCGATCGCGCTGTCCCGCGCGACAATCCGCAGCGTGAAGCAGAACCTGTTCTGGGCATTCGTCTACAACGTCATCGGCATACCGGTGGCAGCCGGGCTGCTCTATCCGGTCACCGGGTGGCTTCTGTCTCCGGTTCTCGCCAGCGCGGCGATGTCGCTTTCCAGCGTCTCGGTGCTCGGCAACAGTCTGCGGCTTCGCGGTTTCCGCGCGCCGCCAATCGGGGAAGCGTGA
- a CDS encoding CHASE3 domain-containing protein — protein MSDSFILPLRTKIAAGLVTSVLVAIVAAISFWTVSRAERSSEEVDHTSQVLLEQQKVLAGLADAETSARGFVLTGDSSFLTPLAAAHAGVPASIARLRALTSDPAQQARLDTLESVAMLQLQLNDQIARFRGTDGFRLASDLIRSGQGKLVMDHARAVTAAMEMEESRLLRIRTVRQEKNQRLAYLVIGIGGALAFILSLLIMWSIRADVIERELQRSVIEKQTRQLKRQAEKLESALRDARVAQQEQGRLARQMTALLESTEAGFHGMDPNGNCTFINRAGAAMLGYAVDELIGKDLHMTVHHHHPDGTPYPAEDCPIRQASRTGSSAASEHEVFWRKDGSPLSVEYSSSPIIADGEHRGAVVAFADITARKKAEAERNQLMKALARSNQELDQFAYVASHDLKAPLRGIANLSQWIEEDLGERLGGENKSQMEMLRGRVHRMEALIDGILQYSRAGRAKARPEDIDTGALVKDVVELIAPPKETKVQIATDMPTVSAERIPLQQVFMNLIGNAMKHTGNVNPLIEIGWSDAGLFYEFLVRDNGQGIAPQYHERIFGIFQTLEARDKVEGTGIGLSVVQKIVEARGGRVWVESEVGKGARFKFLWPKAKSRERV, from the coding sequence ATGAGCGACAGCTTCATCCTGCCACTTCGTACCAAGATCGCCGCCGGGCTCGTCACTTCAGTGCTCGTGGCGATCGTCGCGGCGATATCGTTCTGGACGGTTTCGCGGGCGGAGCGGTCGTCCGAGGAAGTGGACCACACGAGTCAGGTTCTTCTCGAGCAGCAGAAGGTTCTCGCTGGACTAGCCGACGCGGAGACATCGGCGCGCGGGTTCGTGCTGACGGGTGATTCATCCTTTCTCACGCCGCTCGCCGCCGCCCACGCGGGTGTGCCGGCGTCCATAGCCAGGCTGCGCGCACTCACGTCCGATCCGGCACAGCAGGCTCGTCTGGACACGCTGGAAAGCGTGGCAATGCTGCAGCTCCAGTTGAACGATCAGATCGCGAGGTTCCGCGGCACAGACGGGTTTCGCCTGGCGAGCGATCTGATCAGGTCCGGTCAGGGCAAGCTGGTGATGGACCACGCGCGTGCCGTCACCGCGGCGATGGAGATGGAAGAGAGCCGGCTTCTCCGGATACGCACCGTACGGCAGGAGAAGAATCAGCGGCTCGCCTATCTCGTCATCGGCATCGGCGGCGCGCTGGCGTTCATTCTCTCGCTGCTCATCATGTGGTCCATTCGCGCCGACGTCATCGAGCGCGAGCTCCAGCGCTCGGTGATCGAAAAGCAGACTCGCCAGCTGAAGCGGCAGGCGGAGAAGCTGGAGAGCGCTCTGCGCGATGCTCGGGTCGCACAGCAGGAACAGGGACGCCTCGCCCGCCAGATGACCGCGCTGCTCGAGTCCACCGAAGCCGGCTTCCACGGCATGGACCCGAACGGAAACTGCACCTTCATCAATCGCGCCGGCGCAGCAATGCTCGGCTATGCGGTGGACGAGCTGATCGGGAAGGACCTGCACATGACCGTGCATCATCATCACCCTGACGGCACACCGTACCCCGCGGAAGACTGCCCGATCAGGCAGGCATCGCGCACCGGCAGCAGCGCGGCCAGCGAGCACGAAGTTTTCTGGCGCAAGGACGGATCGCCCCTGTCAGTCGAATACTCGAGCTCGCCAATCATCGCGGACGGGGAGCACCGCGGAGCGGTTGTGGCGTTCGCCGACATCACCGCCCGGAAGAAGGCGGAAGCGGAGCGCAACCAGCTCATGAAGGCGCTGGCGCGGAGCAACCAGGAGCTCGACCAGTTCGCCTACGTGGCGTCGCACGATCTCAAGGCACCACTTCGCGGCATCGCCAACCTCTCGCAGTGGATCGAGGAGGATCTCGGCGAGCGGCTTGGTGGCGAGAACAAATCACAGATGGAGATGCTGCGTGGCCGGGTGCATCGCATGGAGGCGCTCATTGACGGAATCCTCCAGTACTCGCGTGCGGGCAGGGCAAAGGCGAGACCGGAGGACATAGACACAGGGGCTCTGGTGAAGGATGTCGTGGAGCTGATCGCTCCTCCGAAAGAAACGAAAGTGCAGATTGCGACCGACATGCCGACCGTCAGCGCGGAGCGGATCCCGCTCCAGCAGGTGTTCATGAACCTGATCGGAAACGCGATGAAGCACACGGGCAATGTCAACCCGTTGATCGAGATCGGATGGAGCGACGCTGGGCTGTTCTACGAATTCTTGGTCCGGGACAACGGCCAGGGCATCGCGCCGCAGTATCACGAGCGCATATTTGGCATATTCCAGACACTGGAGGCCCGCGACAAGGTCGAGGGGACCGGCATCGGGCTTTCAGTGGTGCAAAAGATCGTGGAAGCGAGGGGCGGCAGGGTGTGGGTGGAATCCGAGGTCGGAAAGGGCGCCCGTTTCAAGTTCCTCTGGCCAAAGGCAAAATCGCGGGAGCGTGTCTGA
- a CDS encoding amidohydrolase family protein, producing MIRNAMIVDGAGTPAIGPADIVIRGNRIAEIVWLDPVSVANGRARRPAAATEIDAVGKYVLPGLINAHAHVQDERGGIPQPLDYELKIWLACGITSVREVGANDTQSIIDLRGRSDRGEVASPRIFVYGRFSNPPSPETPDAARQRVRDLKKMGADGIKLLLVDRDVMTAMEDEGHKLGLRIAHHVGVEETTAWDDIRLGTTSIEHWYGIPDAALKDGVQNFPPSYNYNNEVDRFRYAGHLWREADADRLLAVLDGMVAKNVAWVPTLDIYEASRDLQRAQNQPWFRDYLHPTLEEYFRPNSNNHGSYFLGWTSTDETFWKENYRIWMNALREFERRGGVIGAGDDAGFIYQMYGFGLIRELELHQEAGFNTIKVIQHATSNNAKILGRESDLGRIKVGYLADLIVVNGNPLENLKVLYPTGVDQIVNGKEVHTGGVQWTIKDGIPYNAPALLADVREIVRQARAEGRKTH from the coding sequence GTGATCCGTAATGCGATGATTGTGGACGGGGCCGGGACCCCCGCAATCGGGCCCGCGGACATCGTGATCCGCGGCAACCGCATCGCCGAGATCGTCTGGCTGGATCCGGTGTCGGTTGCGAATGGTCGCGCGCGACGACCGGCGGCGGCGACCGAGATAGACGCGGTGGGGAAGTACGTTCTCCCCGGGCTCATCAACGCCCACGCGCACGTTCAGGACGAGCGGGGAGGGATCCCGCAGCCACTCGACTACGAGCTCAAGATCTGGCTGGCGTGCGGAATCACGAGCGTCAGAGAAGTTGGCGCCAACGATACGCAGAGCATCATCGATCTTCGCGGGCGCAGCGACAGGGGCGAGGTGGCCTCACCGCGCATCTTCGTCTACGGTCGCTTCTCGAATCCTCCTTCTCCCGAAACTCCCGACGCCGCGCGGCAACGGGTGCGCGACCTCAAGAAGATGGGAGCGGACGGCATCAAGCTTCTCCTTGTGGATCGCGATGTGATGACCGCGATGGAGGACGAGGGACACAAGCTCGGGCTTCGGATCGCGCACCACGTCGGTGTCGAGGAGACCACAGCGTGGGACGACATCCGCCTCGGCACCACGAGCATCGAGCACTGGTACGGGATCCCCGACGCGGCGTTGAAGGATGGCGTGCAGAACTTCCCGCCCTCGTACAATTACAACAACGAGGTGGACCGCTTCAGGTACGCCGGCCATCTGTGGCGCGAAGCCGATGCCGACAGACTTCTGGCGGTTCTCGACGGCATGGTCGCGAAGAACGTCGCGTGGGTTCCGACTCTCGATATCTACGAGGCGAGCCGCGATCTCCAGCGCGCGCAGAATCAGCCATGGTTCAGGGACTACCTGCACCCGACACTCGAGGAGTACTTCAGGCCGAATTCGAACAATCACGGCTCGTACTTCCTCGGTTGGACTTCGACCGATGAGACCTTCTGGAAGGAGAACTACCGCATCTGGATGAATGCGCTACGCGAATTCGAGAGGCGGGGCGGGGTGATCGGCGCCGGCGATGACGCCGGATTCATCTACCAGATGTACGGCTTCGGGTTAATCCGCGAGCTCGAGCTGCACCAGGAAGCCGGCTTCAACACGATCAAGGTCATTCAGCACGCGACCTCGAACAATGCGAAGATCCTCGGCCGGGAATCGGATCTGGGACGCATCAAGGTTGGCTATCTCGCGGATCTCATTGTCGTGAATGGAAATCCGCTCGAGAACCTGAAGGTGCTGTATCCAACCGGCGTGGACCAGATCGTGAACGGGAAGGAAGTCCATACCGGTGGAGTTCAGTGGACGATAAAGGATGGGATCCCATACAATGCGCCGGCTTTACTCGCAGACGTCAGGGAAATTGTTCGTCAGGCGAGGGCTGAAGGGCGGAAAACCCATTGA
- a CDS encoding metal-sensing transcriptional repressor encodes MTQIESVHEALPATGRDLMKNHLKHCAATAIRSSEQEASVIYDEIVDLMYRSGR; translated from the coding sequence ATGACGCAGATCGAATCCGTGCACGAGGCGCTGCCGGCAACCGGGCGGGATCTGATGAAGAACCACCTCAAGCACTGCGCGGCCACGGCCATCAGATCGAGCGAGCAGGAAGCGAGCGTCATATACGACGAGATCGTGGATCTGATGTACAGGAGCGGGCGGTAG
- a CDS encoding ATP-binding protein, with product MAEHGLKILVVDDDDVDRMAVRRALKATGLEASITEAEDAQSALACLTREHFDCTLLDFRMPGSDGLEVVRSARERGLLTPFIMLTGFGDEQTAVELMKAGAADYIPKSSLTPERLAQSLRGVLRIHQAEIEASRADVELRRYAMQLRSVAQAAVEINSTLAVDAMLQATTENARRILNARYAETRLTAMPDASGDTLEAQTAMWRASAPADGEKELTSWADATRDEMTGITPEMLAMLANNPDAVDLGKTGFHVPNTLMCDLVGRDGHKLGTIQLWDKKDGAPFDEADEAVMTQLSQLASVALENARLFRAAQDATRARDDLVAIVSHDLRNPVHTINMAASFLLDIAPEDDRRLTARRQLEVIQRSAMRANRLIQDLLDVARIQAGGLAVVPVPVDVNSLVHEAVEAATPLATAAQIKVSFTVPEVATCVASDRERVLQVFANLIGNAIKFTPKGGEIRILANCDSAEVRFTVADTGPGIPPEHAAHVFDRYWQAKSTAKLGTGLGLSIAKGIVEAHGGRIWVDSPPNSGAEFNFTLPVA from the coding sequence ATGGCTGAGCACGGGTTGAAGATTCTCGTAGTTGACGACGACGACGTCGATCGCATGGCGGTGCGCCGTGCGCTCAAGGCGACGGGCCTCGAGGCGAGCATCACCGAAGCCGAGGACGCCCAGAGCGCGCTTGCCTGCCTGACGCGGGAACACTTCGACTGCACGCTGCTCGACTTTCGCATGCCGGGAAGCGACGGGCTCGAAGTAGTCCGCAGCGCGCGCGAGCGCGGACTGCTCACGCCGTTCATCATGCTCACCGGTTTCGGCGATGAGCAGACGGCAGTCGAGCTGATGAAAGCCGGGGCCGCGGACTACATCCCGAAGAGCTCGCTCACTCCCGAGCGGCTGGCACAGAGTCTTCGCGGCGTGCTTCGTATCCATCAGGCGGAGATCGAGGCGAGTCGCGCCGACGTCGAGCTGCGGCGATACGCGATGCAGCTGAGATCCGTCGCCCAGGCGGCAGTCGAGATCAATTCCACGCTCGCGGTGGACGCGATGCTCCAGGCGACCACCGAGAATGCGCGCAGGATCCTCAATGCGCGATACGCCGAGACGCGCCTCACGGCGATGCCTGACGCGAGCGGCGACACGCTCGAGGCGCAGACCGCGATGTGGCGCGCTTCGGCGCCGGCTGACGGAGAGAAGGAGCTCACGTCGTGGGCCGATGCCACGCGCGACGAGATGACCGGAATAACGCCCGAGATGCTGGCGATGCTGGCGAATAACCCGGACGCCGTGGATCTGGGAAAGACCGGCTTCCACGTTCCCAACACTCTGATGTGCGATCTCGTGGGTCGCGACGGACACAAGCTCGGCACCATCCAGCTTTGGGACAAGAAGGACGGCGCACCGTTCGACGAGGCCGATGAAGCGGTGATGACGCAGTTGTCGCAGCTCGCGTCGGTGGCGCTGGAAAACGCCCGGCTGTTCCGCGCGGCGCAGGACGCCACGCGGGCGCGCGATGATCTCGTCGCGATCGTCTCGCACGATCTGCGGAACCCGGTGCACACGATCAACATGGCGGCGTCGTTCCTGCTCGACATCGCGCCGGAGGACGATCGCCGTCTCACGGCGCGACGTCAGCTCGAGGTGATTCAGCGGTCGGCGATGCGGGCCAATCGCCTCATCCAGGATCTCCTGGACGTCGCGCGCATCCAGGCCGGCGGGCTGGCCGTGGTTCCGGTGCCGGTGGATGTGAATTCACTGGTGCACGAGGCCGTGGAGGCGGCGACCCCGCTCGCGACCGCGGCCCAGATCAAGGTGAGCTTCACCGTGCCCGAGGTCGCCACTTGCGTTGCCTCCGACCGGGAGCGTGTTCTGCAGGTGTTCGCGAACCTCATCGGCAACGCGATCAAGTTCACTCCCAAAGGCGGCGAAATTCGCATACTCGCGAACTGCGACAGCGCCGAAGTGCGTTTCACGGTGGCCGACACGGGTCCGGGAATCCCTCCGGAGCACGCCGCCCACGTTTTCGACCGGTACTGGCAGGCCAAGTCCACGGCAAAGCTGGGGACTGGGCTTGGACTGTCGATTGCAAAGGGAATCGTCGAAGCCCACGGCGGACGGATCTGGGTGGACAGTCCCCCCAACAGCGGCGCCGAATTCAACTTTACGCTCCCGGTGGCCTGA
- a CDS encoding triacylglycerol lipase: MAAAGCTDTAGPGTGVLPELKHDPILFVHGYAGNGGNWQDMKVRFLADGWLDVELYAYNYSVLSSNAVSAAEIRDQVDNIIAKTGAAKVDIIAFSMGSVSSRYYLKNLGGTAKVDAWVSLAGPNHGTDAVENNNCSFTPCKEIIPGSAFLTALNAGDETPALVRYATWRSPCDSTINPDESVILLGATNNLSACIAHLQFLTDETVYRQVKSFVE; encoded by the coding sequence ATGGCAGCCGCCGGTTGCACCGACACGGCGGGCCCCGGCACGGGAGTTCTACCGGAGCTCAAGCACGACCCGATTCTCTTCGTCCACGGCTACGCCGGAAACGGCGGCAACTGGCAGGACATGAAAGTGCGATTTCTCGCGGACGGGTGGCTCGACGTCGAGCTCTACGCGTACAACTACAGCGTTCTCTCGTCCAATGCGGTGAGCGCGGCCGAGATCCGCGATCAGGTTGACAACATCATCGCGAAGACGGGCGCGGCGAAGGTGGACATCATCGCCTTCTCGATGGGCAGCGTCTCGTCACGCTACTACCTCAAGAATCTCGGTGGCACGGCGAAGGTGGACGCCTGGGTCTCGCTTGCCGGACCGAATCACGGCACCGACGCCGTCGAGAACAACAACTGCTCCTTCACTCCGTGCAAGGAGATCATCCCGGGCTCGGCATTCCTCACGGCGCTCAATGCCGGCGACGAGACGCCCGCGCTCGTGCGGTACGCAACATGGCGCTCGCCCTGCGACTCGACGATCAACCCTGACGAGAGCGTAATCCTGCTCGGCGCGACGAATAATCTCAGCGCGTGCATCGCGCACCTGCAGTTCCTGACCGACGAGACCGTCTATCGCCAGGTGAAATCGTTCGTCGAGTGA
- a CDS encoding lysophospholipid acyltransferase family protein → MYIPPLGPLIPARGNVISRSIGRATMSLIRWKFEGAMPNQPKFVIIVAPHTSNWDFTLGVAALFSLGFRVSFLGKHTLFKWPLGVFVRWLGGIAVERSVSRDRVSETVAAFDAADQLILAVAPEGTRKRVTEWKTGFYHVAHGANVPIVPVAFDYGKKVVRIGPPFWTTGDGDRDMAQLRDFYRGVIAKRPENFAL, encoded by the coding sequence ATGTACATCCCACCCCTCGGCCCACTGATCCCGGCGCGCGGCAACGTCATCTCGCGGTCCATCGGGCGCGCGACGATGTCGCTCATCCGGTGGAAGTTCGAGGGTGCGATGCCGAACCAGCCCAAGTTCGTCATCATCGTCGCGCCGCACACTTCGAACTGGGATTTCACGCTTGGCGTGGCCGCGCTCTTTTCGCTGGGATTCCGCGTTTCATTTCTCGGCAAGCACACGCTGTTCAAGTGGCCCCTTGGGGTGTTCGTGCGGTGGCTCGGTGGAATTGCCGTCGAGAGATCGGTGAGCCGCGACAGGGTGAGCGAGACTGTGGCCGCGTTCGACGCTGCCGACCAGCTGATTCTGGCTGTGGCGCCGGAGGGAACGCGAAAGCGCGTCACCGAATGGAAAACCGGCTTCTACCATGTCGCGCACGGTGCAAACGTGCCGATCGTTCCGGTCGCGTTCGATTACGGGAAGAAAGTTGTGCGCATCGGGCCTCCGTTCTGGACGACGGGCGATGGCGACCGCGACATGGCGCAGCTCAGGGATTTCTACCGTGGCGTGATCGCCAAACGGCCGGAGAATTTTGCGCTGTAG
- a CDS encoding response regulator — MSDRVLNILLVEDDEVDVMNVRRAFERNKVSNPLFVAGNGLEALEMLRGAGIPRERRLILLDLNMPKMNGIEFLQALRADPELAGTPVVVLTTSNDDQDKIDAYNLNVAGYLLKPVTFSNFCDRMATLNKYWMLVEMP; from the coding sequence ATGTCCGACAGAGTGTTGAATATCCTGCTGGTGGAGGACGACGAGGTGGACGTGATGAACGTCCGGCGCGCGTTCGAGCGGAACAAAGTCTCCAATCCGCTGTTCGTGGCGGGCAACGGCCTTGAGGCCCTGGAGATGCTCCGCGGCGCCGGGATTCCCAGGGAGCGGCGGCTGATCCTGCTGGACCTGAACATGCCGAAGATGAACGGCATCGAGTTCCTGCAGGCGCTGCGCGCCGATCCCGAGCTGGCGGGCACGCCGGTGGTCGTGCTCACGACGTCCAACGACGATCAGGACAAGATTGACGCATACAACCTCAACGTCGCGGGCTATCTGCTGAAGCCGGTGACGTTCAGTAATTTCTGCGATCGGATGGCGACGCTCAACAAGTACTGGATGCTGGTGGAGATGCCCTGA
- a CDS encoding erythromycin esterase family protein, whose protein sequence is MAQQTFSRLWRGASPDAALIGEIQSLARPLRTPADLDPLLDSIGDARYVLLGEATHGTSEFYTWRTEISRRLITEKGFSFIAVEGDWPDCYTVNRYVKGLTGGSAENVLHAFARWPTWMWANREVAELAEWMCDHNARLPAERQAGFYGLDVYSLWESMHVVLEYLEKMDPELARTARRAYACFEPYDEDAQEYARATTLVPTSCEDEAVSILRALRGRASEFRDDGPDAYFNAEQNALVARNAELYYRTMVRGGPGSWNVRDNHMVETLNRLMSHHGRGAKAIVWEHNTHVGDARFTDMATSGMVNVGQLVRQEHERDGVVLVGFGTHRGTVIAGREWGATMERMRVPEAREGSYEHAMKLAGIEDSLFIFPAGESDETRELREPRGHRAIGVVYNPHTEHWGNYVPTILPGRYDAFIYIEKTEAVDALHMAVLVDGEVPETFPSGQ, encoded by the coding sequence ATGGCCCAGCAGACGTTTTCCCGACTCTGGCGCGGTGCCTCGCCGGATGCCGCGCTGATCGGCGAGATTCAGTCTCTCGCCCGTCCGCTGCGCACGCCGGCCGACCTCGATCCACTTCTCGACTCGATCGGCGACGCGCGCTACGTGCTGCTCGGCGAAGCGACGCACGGGACGTCCGAGTTCTACACGTGGCGAACGGAGATCTCGCGCCGGTTGATCACCGAGAAAGGCTTTTCGTTCATCGCCGTCGAAGGCGATTGGCCGGACTGCTACACCGTGAACCGGTATGTAAAAGGGCTGACCGGCGGATCAGCGGAGAACGTGCTGCACGCGTTCGCGCGATGGCCCACCTGGATGTGGGCGAATCGAGAGGTTGCGGAGCTCGCGGAGTGGATGTGCGATCACAATGCCCGTCTCCCGGCGGAACGGCAGGCGGGATTCTACGGGCTCGATGTGTACTCGCTATGGGAATCCATGCACGTGGTTCTGGAATACCTCGAGAAAATGGATCCCGAGCTCGCCAGAACCGCGCGCCGCGCATATGCGTGCTTCGAGCCGTACGACGAAGATGCGCAGGAGTACGCGCGCGCGACTACGCTCGTTCCCACATCGTGCGAGGACGAAGCGGTGAGCATCCTGCGCGCTCTTCGTGGGCGCGCATCGGAATTCCGGGATGACGGACCCGATGCGTACTTCAACGCCGAGCAGAACGCGCTCGTGGCGCGCAACGCGGAGCTGTATTACCGGACGATGGTTCGCGGCGGGCCGGGATCGTGGAACGTGCGCGACAATCACATGGTGGAGACGCTGAACCGGCTGATGTCGCACCATGGCCGCGGCGCGAAGGCCATCGTATGGGAGCACAACACGCATGTCGGAGACGCGCGATTCACCGACATGGCGACGTCGGGAATGGTGAACGTCGGCCAGCTCGTGCGTCAGGAGCACGAGCGCGATGGCGTGGTGCTCGTCGGGTTCGGAACCCATCGAGGCACCGTGATCGCGGGGCGCGAGTGGGGCGCCACGATGGAACGGATGCGCGTTCCAGAGGCAAGAGAAGGCAGCTACGAGCACGCGATGAAGCTCGCTGGCATCGAGGATTCGCTGTTCATCTTCCCGGCCGGTGAGAGCGACGAGACCCGTGAGCTCCGCGAGCCGCGCGGTCATCGTGCGATTGGCGTCGTGTACAATCCGCACACCGAGCACTGGGGGAACTACGTGCCGACGATACTTCCCGGGCGGTACGACGCGTTCATTTACATCGAGAAGACCGAGGCGGTGGACGCCTTACACATGGCCGTTCTCGTTGACGGCGAGGTTCCTGAGACTTTCCCGAGCGGCCAGTAA